A portion of the Victivallis lenta genome contains these proteins:
- a CDS encoding efflux RND transporter permease subunit has translation MNIPEFCVKRPIFISMVSCIVLILGGVALSYLPVDLMPDITYPGVTIVTTYEDASPEEVEELISKKIETALSAVSGVKEITSTSGEGSSNVTVSFNWGTNLDAAVSDVRDRLDRVEPRLPDDADKPILYKFDSASSPIMRIGVATDIDLLDARKLIEDQIQYRLERIDGVASIEIHGGLEREIQVLFDVDKARMLDTQLENVLSVLENANVTTPAGNLREDRIEVRVRTPGTFTSVEQIRDTVIATGKNGEKIRLGDVAEVIDTHKKVTRFVRVNGKNGIMIQVYKQSGANTVSVANSVLKEMEKLNVEFGSQVRLNAIINSAEYIENSIAGVADSALTGGLLAIIVLFLFLRNFGSTIVIGISIPMSIIATFALIYFCGYNLNIMTLGGLALGVGMLVDNSIVVLENITRLRDNGMPPDEAAIKGASEVAIAITASTLTTLAVFLPLLFMEGMAGVMFKQFSSVVTFSLTCSLFTAITLVPMMAAKCLSSSFSVDDPNLSPLKRVLASTEYFQRWLERLYGGALDVVLRRRWLFIAALVLLVASVVPLVWSIGTELMPKADEGEVRVFLEMEVGTSPEVVNEMVKSTEDVIREVCGDDMNGWVTFAGASSWRASGGHKANYNIRLKPRTRRERSDQQIAEELDKRFKGWPGTVFRVRAGQGLFSRMMGAGSGEGVAVEIRGYDFDVAAALAAQVSRAMESVKGITDVKLSRDLGVPEDRLYIDRDKANDLGVPVRQVAEALRTILAGSEAGEFREDGDEYTILVKVKDADLLTLDQILDLSMRNDKGELIVLRNLIDYDRVMGPVNIERKNQERVLTVGGNILNRDLGSVVADIQEKLTEIPMPPSFSLLFSGDYEDQQESFRELMFAFVLALVLVYMVMACQFESLRDPLVVMFSVPLAGFGVILALYLTKTTFNMQSFIGCIMLAGIVVNNAILLVDTANLLRREGLPLDRAIREAGTRRLRPILMTTLTTVLGLLPLALGFGDGGETQAPMARAVIGGLSSSTFITLFFIPAVYSVAESLFRRKKKEEIAG, from the coding sequence ATGAACATCCCGGAATTCTGCGTCAAACGGCCGATTTTCATCTCGATGGTCAGCTGTATCGTGTTGATTCTCGGCGGCGTGGCGCTGTCGTATCTGCCGGTCGACCTGATGCCGGATATCACCTATCCCGGCGTCACCATCGTGACCACCTACGAGGACGCCAGTCCCGAAGAGGTCGAAGAGCTGATTTCGAAGAAGATCGAAACCGCGCTCTCGGCGGTCTCCGGCGTGAAGGAGATCACCTCCACCTCCGGCGAAGGATCGAGCAATGTGACCGTTTCGTTCAACTGGGGGACCAACCTCGACGCGGCGGTCTCCGACGTGCGCGACCGGCTCGACCGCGTCGAACCGCGGCTGCCGGATGACGCCGACAAGCCGATTCTCTATAAATTCGACTCGGCGAGCTCCCCGATCATGCGTATCGGCGTGGCGACCGATATCGACCTGCTCGATGCCCGCAAGCTCATCGAAGACCAGATCCAGTACCGGCTCGAACGCATCGACGGCGTCGCTTCGATCGAAATTCACGGCGGGCTCGAGCGCGAAATCCAGGTGCTGTTCGACGTCGACAAGGCGCGTATGCTCGACACTCAGCTTGAAAACGTGCTTTCGGTCCTCGAGAACGCGAACGTCACGACGCCGGCCGGCAACCTGCGCGAGGACCGTATCGAAGTCCGCGTCCGCACCCCCGGAACCTTTACCTCGGTCGAGCAGATCCGCGACACGGTCATCGCAACCGGCAAAAACGGCGAAAAGATCCGGCTCGGCGACGTGGCCGAAGTCATCGACACCCATAAGAAGGTGACCCGTTTCGTTCGCGTCAACGGTAAAAACGGCATCATGATTCAGGTCTACAAGCAGTCCGGCGCAAACACCGTCAGCGTCGCGAACAGCGTTCTCAAGGAGATGGAGAAGCTGAACGTCGAGTTCGGGTCGCAGGTCAGGCTCAATGCGATCATCAACTCCGCCGAGTATATCGAAAACTCGATCGCGGGCGTGGCCGACTCCGCGCTGACCGGCGGACTGCTGGCCATCATCGTGCTGTTTCTTTTTCTGCGCAACTTCGGCAGCACGATCGTCATCGGCATCAGCATCCCGATGTCGATCATCGCAACCTTCGCCCTGATCTATTTCTGCGGCTACAATCTGAACATCATGACGCTCGGCGGGCTCGCGCTCGGCGTCGGCATGCTCGTCGACAACTCGATCGTCGTGCTCGAAAACATCACCCGGCTGCGGGACAACGGCATGCCGCCCGACGAGGCGGCGATCAAGGGAGCCAGTGAAGTCGCCATCGCGATCACGGCCAGCACGCTGACCACGCTCGCCGTCTTTCTGCCGCTGCTTTTCATGGAGGGGATGGCCGGCGTCATGTTCAAACAGTTTTCGAGCGTGGTGACCTTCTCGCTGACCTGCTCGCTCTTCACGGCGATCACGCTTGTGCCGATGATGGCGGCCAAGTGCCTGAGCTCGAGTTTCAGCGTGGACGACCCGAATCTCTCCCCGCTCAAGCGGGTTCTCGCCTCGACCGAGTATTTCCAGCGCTGGCTCGAACGGCTCTACGGCGGCGCGCTTGATGTCGTGCTGCGCCGCCGCTGGCTTTTCATTGCCGCGCTGGTGCTGCTCGTCGCCTCGGTCGTGCCGCTGGTCTGGTCCATCGGGACGGAGCTCATGCCGAAGGCGGATGAGGGGGAAGTCCGCGTTTTTCTCGAAATGGAGGTCGGCACAAGTCCCGAAGTGGTCAACGAAATGGTGAAATCCACCGAGGATGTGATCCGGGAGGTCTGCGGCGACGACATGAACGGCTGGGTCACCTTTGCGGGAGCCTCAAGCTGGCGCGCCTCCGGCGGCCATAAGGCGAATTACAACATCCGCCTGAAGCCGCGCACCCGGCGCGAACGTTCGGACCAGCAGATCGCGGAGGAGCTCGACAAGCGGTTCAAGGGGTGGCCCGGAACGGTGTTCCGCGTCCGCGCCGGGCAGGGGCTTTTCTCCCGCATGATGGGGGCGGGCAGCGGCGAAGGCGTGGCGGTCGAAATCCGCGGCTACGACTTCGACGTGGCCGCCGCGCTTGCGGCGCAGGTCAGCCGGGCGATGGAATCGGTCAAGGGCATCACCGACGTGAAGCTCTCCCGCGATCTCGGCGTGCCGGAGGACCGGCTCTATATCGACCGCGACAAGGCCAACGACCTCGGCGTGCCGGTCAGGCAGGTGGCCGAGGCGCTCCGTACGATCCTGGCCGGTTCCGAGGCCGGGGAGTTCCGGGAGGACGGCGACGAATACACGATTCTCGTCAAGGTCAAGGACGCCGATCTCCTGACGCTCGACCAGATCCTCGACCTCTCGATGCGCAACGACAAGGGGGAGCTCATCGTGCTGCGGAACCTCATCGATTACGACCGGGTCATGGGCCCGGTCAACATCGAGCGGAAAAATCAGGAGCGTGTGCTGACCGTCGGCGGCAACATCCTGAACCGCGACCTCGGCTCGGTCGTGGCGGATATTCAGGAAAAGCTGACCGAAATTCCGATGCCGCCGTCGTTCTCGCTGCTTTTCTCGGGTGATTACGAGGATCAGCAGGAGTCGTTCCGGGAGCTCATGTTCGCATTCGTGCTCGCGCTCGTGCTGGTTTACATGGTCATGGCGTGCCAGTTCGAGTCGCTGCGCGATCCGCTGGTGGTCATGTTCTCGGTGCCGCTGGCGGGGTTCGGCGTGATTCTCGCGCTTTATCTGACGAAGACGACCTTCAACATGCAGTCCTTCATCGGCTGCATCATGCTGGCCGGAATTGTGGTGAACAACGCGATCCTGCTGGTGGATACGGCCAATCTGCTGCGGCGCGAAGGACTCCCGCTCGACCGGGCGATCCGTGAAGCCGGAACGCGCCGTTTGCGGCCGATCCTCATGACCACGCTGACCACGGTGCTCGGGCTGTTGCCGCTCGCGCTCGGTTTCGGTGACGGCGGCGAGACGCAGGCGCCGATGGCGCGGGCGGTGATCGGGGGACTTTCGAGTTCGACATTCATCACGCTCTTCTTCATCCCGGCCGTTTACTCGGTGGCCGAGTCGCTGTTCCGGAGAAAGAAGAAAGAGGAGATCGCCGGATGA